The following nucleotide sequence is from Diospyros lotus cultivar Yz01 chromosome 3, ASM1463336v1, whole genome shotgun sequence.
aaaactaGATTCGACCTATTGCAGGGGAAGTCTCATCTCATCCAATATTATGACTCAAGCTCTACTGGCTCATTTTTCCTTGGAGAGACCaacttatagaaaaaaattaaaaaaggctCTGAACCCAGGTTCGTTCCCATTGCAGGGAAATCTCACCTCCAATTCTTAGTCCCAGAATGAAGTTCCAAATTAACCAACTTATGATTTTCTGCATTTATATTCAGTTCATTCCTGCATGGCTCATTTTGATACccgtctaaataaaattttgcatattGCTTAGACAACTCACTTGCATGCTTTGTAGGCTAATCTGAATTAGATGTTGTGTCCCAGAACGTGAAGGATCATGGTGGCATTCAAAAATAGGTACATGGTAATGGAAATTTTTCTAGATCCCAATAGAGATCTTGCAGCAGAAGATCCTATTATAGTCACCCAATTTAATGTCTCAAAAGCAATCAAGGACAGTcttcttgaaaattttggagaGTGTGGTCTAGCTTCATCACTTGGGTCATTCCAAGGTTAGTACATGTTGCCAGCAGTTTTATCTATTTGCATATATTGTGCATTGATCTTACTCTATGAAAAACTTACTAATATGCCATGATGTATTTGGTTTGAAAATGTAATATTGCACAGTGAAGTACGTGAATCCCATCACAAAACTTTGCATCATCAGAGCCTCAAGGGAGGAGTATCAAAAAGTTTGGTCTGCAATAACCATGATTAGGAGTATTGGAAATTGCCCAGTCCTATTCAATTTATTGGATCTTAGTGGTAAGTGAAATTGCTGCAATATGCATTAAAGACTGCTCATTTGAACCTTGCACCCGTATCAAATATGGCCAAAATTTTCTTGTCATATCACAGAAGTGTCTGATTTGTTGTTTCTTATTCTTAGGGAATTGAATATTTGTTTGACATTTTTATTCTActactatattatattatggaATGAAACTGTAACTGGTTCAATGCGATTCACACATTCCAATTCCGTGGTTTCAAGCTGGGTCGGTGCTACAGTGACCCAGTGGGTTCCCAGAACCCGCTGATGTGCCACACTGTGATTGGTCCACAAAATATTGAATGTTAAATGTTAACTAATAGGCTCCGTTTGTTTGGGGGAAAGTGTTTTCCTGAGGGAAAACAGTTTTCAAAGAAAACAATTtcttgaaatgtttttattttttaattgtttggcTGTAACTTGAGGATTTGGGCGCTTACTGTGaccaaatagagagagagagagagagagacaaagagcTTGAGAGAGAGCCAaacggggagagagagagagactgaacAGAGAGAGCACCGGAGAGAGAGCCCGTGATGGAGCCAGATGGCAGACAGCGACAGCGAGGCAGATGGCAGGGCAGACGGATGGCAACAGTGAGGCCGATGGACGGGGACAGCAAACACAAAAGGGGTTAATTGAGGCGCTTTAGGGCAAGGGAAAACAACTTCCCTTCTAGCATATGGGAAGTCTTTTTTCCAACTTGTGTGTTGTTTTAAGTTAGGTTTTTGGTTGAATGGAATTGGTTTTCCATTGACTTGGTGTTTTTCTGCTCCCAAACactggaaaataggaaaagtgTTTCCTTAAAACAAACGGAGCCTaatgttaaaatttactaaaccCTACCTGGGTTTGGTGAACCCACCGGGTCACCCAACATTGTTCCTTCAAGCTGCTTATTTGTAATGACTTTAGCTTCACAGAAAACTAGGCTCCGAGGGAACTGGCTCTTTATTGAAGAGCGAACAGGGAAGAAATGTATAAGAATCCCAATGTGTGCAATCTTTCCCCTGAATGTTTGCTGGGGAAGAGCTTTGATACCACATACCATGCATTATTTTAAGCGACATCATACTGATCAATCTCATCCAACAAATGCATACTTGATCATATATATTCTGCtgcattcaaatgagttttttCTTCCTGTTTTCCCTTCTGAAATCCCAGTTTCTTTCTGTATTTAGGAAATATCAAGGCCTGTAAGAATGCAGCTCTTCAGTGTGATGAATTGAAATTTGAGCAGTACAAGCTTGTGATGGGAGATAGACTCACAGGTGACGTCAGCCAGCACATGCAGAACTGCCTTGAGAAAATTAAGACTTTGGAACACTGAAAGAAAGAGATTGTCAGTGCCCTATGTTTCAGTTTATACTAGATCGTTGGTGAGTGTTATCATTATTTCCTAACATGGTTCATGTCATCTGAACTCTCATGTATTTTTCTTGATGGAAATaaagaattctatttaatttagaggatttattttttatgtttagtgTTTTAACTGATTTTATTATATACTTTAAGTAGTATTGGACTAGTATATTAGATAggattattttttgtaaaagttCTAGTTATTATAGGCTGTAAATGTGACTGATGG
It contains:
- the LOC127798481 gene encoding probable ribonuclease P/MRP protein subunit POP5; translation: MVAFKNRYMVMEIFLDPNRDLAAEDPIIVTQFNVSKAIKDSLLENFGECGLASSLGSFQVKYVNPITKLCIIRASREEYQKVWSAITMIRSIGNCPVLFNLLDLSGNIKACKNAALQCDELKFEQYKLVMGDRLTGDVSQHMQNCLEKIKTLEH